A window of Natranaerovirga pectinivora contains these coding sequences:
- a CDS encoding HAMP domain-containing sensor histidine kinase, with translation MGIIKSPLKVVVFYLAFSLLTLLISYLIFSRIFHNENQVYTFNEVRLLTNNTMLLIEEHYDGLQDELVVDKLIEDINQYNSSLEVINTEGQIVFDSNNKNIYDENKYVDIRHNIHYDASFQRNIDAFVRFSFPVVVESRQVANAIFYLPSRLVVKDNLMQNIVLSIMPIVVVLVILFISLAIFYLNFRQKVIKPINELEKSAVEIGRGNLDGKIIYSEDNELGRFCRSFDFMRMELKDSLERQSTYEKERKEFITKISHDLRTPVASIKAYVEGLKDGVANNPEKVDKYLNVIDNKTNSLVRLIEDLFQHSLRDLGKFSINKSEQYSKDLLTRMISPFIVQLENGPLQLIVKGDFPNVLINVDEVRLEQVIVNLIHNAIKYTPDKGRIIFSVRNEEEELIVSVRDTGYGVATEEMNRIFDSFYRGERFKGRDFDGSGLGLSICKYIVEEHGGRIWVESRMNEGSLFCFSIPKV, from the coding sequence ATGGGTATTATTAAATCTCCTCTTAAAGTCGTTGTTTTTTACTTGGCATTTTCTTTATTAACCCTTTTGATTAGCTATTTGATTTTTTCTCGTATTTTTCATAATGAAAATCAAGTATATACTTTTAATGAAGTAAGGTTATTAACGAATAACACAATGCTATTAATTGAAGAGCATTATGATGGTTTACAAGATGAATTAGTGGTGGATAAACTCATAGAAGACATTAACCAATATAACAGTAGTTTAGAAGTGATTAATACAGAGGGTCAAATCGTATTTGATTCAAATAATAAGAATATTTATGATGAGAACAAGTATGTTGATATTAGACATAATATTCATTATGATGCTTCTTTTCAAAGGAATATAGATGCCTTTGTAAGATTTTCATTTCCTGTAGTTGTAGAAAGTAGACAAGTTGCAAATGCCATATTCTATTTGCCTAGTCGATTAGTGGTTAAAGACAATTTAATGCAAAATATTGTCCTGTCTATTATGCCTATTGTAGTTGTTCTTGTCATTTTATTTATTTCCCTGGCAATATTCTATCTAAACTTTCGACAAAAAGTTATAAAACCTATTAATGAACTTGAAAAGTCGGCAGTTGAAATAGGTAGAGGTAATTTAGATGGAAAAATCATATACAGTGAGGATAATGAATTAGGAAGATTCTGCCGTTCTTTCGATTTTATGAGAATGGAGTTAAAAGATTCTTTGGAGAGACAATCTACTTATGAGAAAGAAAGAAAAGAGTTTATTACAAAGATTTCTCATGATTTAAGAACGCCAGTTGCCTCCATTAAAGCCTATGTTGAAGGGTTGAAAGATGGTGTTGCCAATAATCCTGAAAAGGTAGATAAGTATTTAAATGTTATAGATAATAAAACAAATAGCTTGGTGAGATTAATTGAAGATTTGTTCCAACATTCTTTAAGAGATTTAGGAAAGTTTAGTATTAACAAGTCGGAACAGTATAGTAAAGATCTTCTTACGAGAATGATTTCGCCTTTTATTGTTCAATTAGAGAACGGTCCTCTTCAATTGATAGTAAAAGGAGATTTTCCTAATGTTTTAATTAATGTTGATGAGGTAAGGTTGGAACAAGTTATTGTAAATCTTATACATAATGCAATAAAATATACCCCTGATAAAGGGCGTATTATATTTTCTGTTAGGAATGAGGAAGAAGAGTTAATTGTTTCTGTTAGAGATACGGGTTATGGGGTTGCTACTGAGGAGATGAATCGTATTTTTGATAGTTTTTATCGAGGTGAGAGATTTAAAGGTAGGGATTTTGATGGTTCTGGGCTAGGGCTTTCTATTTGTAAGTATATTGTTGAGGAGCATGG
- a CDS encoding response regulator transcription factor codes for MVGTKVLIVDDEVELADILSDYLEKEGFVTKTAHNGEEALDYFKAFNPQLVILDIMMPKIDGMEVCRIIRSMSSIPVLMLSSKSSEIDKILGLGLGADDYITKPFSPGEVVARVKAQLRRYLQLSSPSLEEKGLLQFGDLVIDSKSYSVRIGEKIAGLAAKEFEILLYMAKHPNQVFSREQLFDQIWGFDEYGDVNTVTVHIRKIREKIEKEPSEPKYIKTVWGVGYKFDGGDF; via the coding sequence ATGGTAGGGACGAAGGTATTGATTGTTGATGATGAAGTAGAATTAGCAGATATACTTAGTGATTATTTAGAAAAAGAAGGGTTTGTAACAAAAACAGCTCATAATGGAGAAGAGGCATTAGATTATTTTAAAGCCTTTAATCCTCAGTTGGTTATATTGGATATTATGATGCCAAAGATTGATGGGATGGAAGTGTGTAGAATCATTCGATCCATGTCTAGTATACCTGTTCTTATGTTAAGTTCTAAAAGCAGTGAGATCGATAAAATACTAGGTTTAGGTTTAGGGGCAGATGATTATATTACTAAACCTTTTAGTCCTGGAGAGGTTGTGGCAAGGGTTAAAGCTCAACTAAGAAGGTATCTACAGTTATCTTCACCATCTCTTGAAGAAAAAGGGTTGCTACAATTTGGTGATCTGGTTATAGACAGTAAATCTTACTCTGTTAGAATAGGTGAAAAGATTGCTGGCCTTGCTGCCAAAGAGTTCGAAATACTTCTTTATATGGCAAAACATCCAAATCAAGTCTTTAGTAGAGAACAATTGTTTGATCAAATATGGGGCTTTGATGAGTATGGGGATGTGAATACAGTTACAGTACATATTAGAAAAATTAGAGAAAAGATAGAAAAAGAGCCTTCAGAACCAAAGTATATTAAAACGGTTTGGGGTGTTGGGTACAAATTTGATGGGGGAGATTTTTAA
- a CDS encoding ABC transporter ATP-binding protein, whose amino-acid sequence MSVINISGVTKKFGNTVALDHVDLTIEPNKIYGLLGRNGAGKTTLLNLITNRIFPNEGDIRIGGEEVFENEKALSKVFYMMEEDLYPKNDKVIEMYKWTKEFFPEFDMEYAISLSEKFGLNVKKRIKQLSTGYNSIFKGIIALSVNTEIVILDEPILGLDANHREMFYREIINNYSHNPRTIIISTHLIEEVSDVLEEAIVIKDGKVILKKSVEELLSTAYTVAGELSKVDQYVMGKEVIGEQVMGKFKTVTVLENTNKKNHNLAKELDLEFGKVELQKLFINLTNS is encoded by the coding sequence ATGAGTGTAATTAATATAAGTGGTGTTACTAAAAAGTTTGGCAATACAGTGGCTTTAGACCATGTGGATTTGACCATAGAGCCTAATAAGATTTATGGCTTATTAGGTAGGAATGGGGCAGGAAAAACAACATTATTAAATCTTATCACCAATAGAATTTTTCCAAATGAAGGAGATATAAGAATTGGTGGGGAAGAAGTTTTTGAGAATGAAAAAGCGTTAAGTAAAGTTTTCTATATGATGGAAGAGGATCTTTATCCTAAAAATGATAAAGTTATAGAAATGTACAAATGGACAAAAGAGTTTTTTCCAGAGTTTGATATGGAATATGCCATTTCTTTGTCTGAGAAGTTTGGTCTTAATGTTAAAAAAAGAATTAAACAGTTGTCTACAGGCTATAATTCCATTTTCAAAGGGATTATTGCATTATCTGTAAATACTGAAATCGTTATTCTAGATGAGCCTATTTTAGGCTTAGATGCCAATCATAGAGAGATGTTTTATAGAGAAATTATTAATAATTATAGTCATAATCCTAGAACCATTATTATTTCTACACATTTAATTGAAGAGGTTTCTGATGTTTTAGAAGAAGCCATTGTTATAAAAGATGGTAAGGTTATCTTGAAAAAATCAGTGGAAGAATTATTATCAACAGCTTATACAGTAGCAGGAGAATTAAGTAAAGTTGATCAGTATGTAATGGGTAAAGAAGTTATTGGTGAGCAAGTCATGGGTAAATTTAAAACGGTGACTGTTCTTGAAAATACAAATAAAAAGAATCATAATTTAGCCAAAGAACTTGATTTAGAGTTTGGAAAAGTAGAATTACAAAAATTGTTTATTAACTTAACAAATTCGTAG
- a CDS encoding GntR family transcriptional regulator has translation MILDFNSEKAIYLQLAEAIEDNVLKDIFEEESQIPSTTEMSVSFKINPATAGKGVNLLVDEGIIYKKRGVGMFVSVGAKEKILSKRKESFYEGFICALINEAEKLNITKSEIIKMIERGFDDECN, from the coding sequence TTGATTTTAGATTTTAATAGTGAAAAAGCAATTTATTTACAGCTAGCAGAGGCTATAGAGGATAATGTTTTAAAGGATATTTTTGAAGAAGAGAGTCAGATTCCTTCTACTACAGAGATGTCAGTGAGTTTTAAGATTAATCCTGCTACAGCAGGTAAGGGTGTTAATTTATTAGTGGATGAAGGTATAATTTATAAAAAAAGAGGTGTTGGGATGTTTGTTAGTGTTGGGGCTAAGGAAAAGATTCTAAGTAAAAGAAAAGAGAGTTTTTATGAAGGGTTTATTTGTGCTTTAATTAACGAAGCAGAGAAACTGAACATTACTAAAAGTGAGATTATAAAAATGATAGAAAGGGGTTTTGATGATGAGTGTAATTAA
- a CDS encoding exodeoxyribonuclease III: MKLISWNVNGIRACMKKGFMDFFNEMDADVFCLQETKLQEGQIDLELDGYYQYWNYAQKKGYSGTAIFTKVEPIDVKYGIGIDEHDNEGRVITLEFDKYFVVTLYTPNAQRGLARLEYRMKWEDDFLAYLKGLEESKPVIFCGDLNVAHKEIDLKNPKTNRKSAGFSDEERAKFDNVVDNGFIDTYRYFYPDKTEVYTWWSYMFNARENNAGWRIDYFCVSKSLEAELKEAHIYCEVLGSDHCPVGLDIF, translated from the coding sequence ATGAAATTAATATCATGGAATGTAAATGGCATAAGAGCTTGTATGAAAAAAGGGTTTATGGATTTTTTTAATGAAATGGATGCAGATGTATTCTGTTTACAAGAAACGAAATTACAAGAAGGTCAAATTGACTTAGAGTTAGATGGGTATTATCAATATTGGAATTATGCCCAGAAGAAAGGGTATTCAGGGACTGCAATATTTACAAAGGTAGAGCCTATTGATGTAAAATACGGTATTGGGATTGATGAACATGATAATGAGGGTAGAGTGATCACCTTAGAGTTTGACAAGTATTTTGTGGTGACATTGTATACCCCTAATGCTCAAAGAGGTCTTGCAAGATTAGAGTATAGGATGAAATGGGAAGATGATTTTTTAGCTTATCTTAAGGGGCTAGAAGAAAGTAAACCTGTTATTTTTTGTGGGGACTTAAATGTTGCTCATAAAGAGATTGATCTTAAGAATCCTAAGACCAATAGAAAAAGTGCTGGTTTTTCTGATGAAGAGAGAGCTAAGTTTGATAATGTAGTAGATAATGGATTTATTGATACGTATCGTTATTTTTATCCTGATAAGACAGAGGTTTATACTTGGTGGTCTTATATGTTTAATGCTAGGGAGAATAATGCTGGTTGGAGAATTGATTATTTTTGTGTGTCTAAGAGTTTAGAGGCTGAGTTGAAAGAGGCGCATATTTATTGTGAGGTTTTAGGTTCGGATCATTGTCCTGTTGGATTAGATATTTTTTAG
- the recQ gene encoding DNA helicase RecQ, giving the protein MEDKKYQLLKKYFGYDDFRYGQKELIDEILSGRDVLGIMPTGAGKSICYQIPALVMDGITVVISPLISLMKDQVDTLLEMGIEAAFINSSLSDLEYRQVIEGLRNNQYKLIYVAPERFEMEGFINILSRLHISLIAVDEAHCVSQWGHDFRPSYTNIANIIQKLPSRPLIAAFTATATPIVRKDIIKLLQLKKPFTITTGFDRENIYFEVVKNENKFDFIHHYLQENKTQSGLIYCSTRKTVDSVYKKLKDKGYKVRKYHAGLSEDERSKSQEDFLYDKATIMVATNAFGMGIDKSNIRFVLHYNMPKNIESYYQEAGRAGRDGLPSNCVLLYSPADTVMNKFLIEQSSDDVDKQGEYKKLYEMVDYCNTEGCLRTYILNYFGDKVLNTICNNCSSCNNEVEEQDITIEAQKIMSCIKRMNERFGTAMVANVLKGSKNSKVTSLGFHTLPTYGIMKEYKIESIKEIIGYLIAENIVFQSGDKYPTLALGQSAYDVLKGHKTITIKRVLVKEKAKKGLKDKGNKADNKVVDMTLFESLRELRMRIAKEQRVPPFVVFSDATLNEMCIDYPTTEEAFLEVSGVGQFKLEKYGEEFITAIKNFVDSKDQ; this is encoded by the coding sequence TTGGAAGATAAAAAATATCAATTATTAAAAAAGTACTTTGGTTATGATGATTTTAGATATGGACAAAAAGAGTTAATTGATGAAATTCTTTCTGGCAGAGATGTGCTAGGTATTATGCCAACAGGAGCAGGTAAATCCATTTGCTATCAAATACCTGCTTTAGTTATGGATGGGATAACAGTTGTTATATCACCTCTTATTTCGTTGATGAAGGACCAAGTAGATACATTGTTAGAAATGGGTATAGAGGCTGCTTTTATAAATAGTTCCTTAAGTGATTTAGAATATAGACAAGTGATTGAAGGACTAAGAAACAATCAATATAAATTGATATACGTAGCGCCTGAGAGATTTGAGATGGAAGGGTTTATAAATATCTTATCCAGACTACATATTTCTTTAATTGCAGTGGATGAAGCCCATTGTGTGTCACAGTGGGGTCATGATTTTAGACCAAGTTATACCAATATAGCAAATATAATACAAAAATTGCCTAGTAGACCATTAATTGCTGCTTTTACCGCTACGGCTACGCCCATCGTAAGAAAAGATATTATAAAATTATTACAACTAAAGAAACCCTTTACCATAACGACTGGATTTGATAGGGAAAATATATATTTTGAAGTTGTAAAAAATGAAAATAAATTTGACTTCATTCATCACTATCTTCAAGAAAATAAGACACAATCAGGGTTAATCTATTGTTCAACCCGTAAAACAGTGGATTCAGTGTATAAGAAATTAAAAGACAAAGGGTATAAAGTCCGTAAATACCACGCTGGGTTATCTGAAGATGAACGGTCTAAAAGTCAAGAAGACTTTTTATATGATAAAGCTACTATTATGGTGGCTACTAATGCATTTGGTATGGGTATAGACAAATCGAATATTCGTTTTGTGCTCCATTATAATATGCCGAAAAACATTGAAAGTTATTATCAAGAAGCAGGACGTGCTGGTAGAGATGGCTTGCCTTCAAACTGTGTTCTTTTATACAGTCCAGCGGATACGGTAATGAATAAATTTCTTATAGAACAAAGCAGTGATGATGTTGACAAACAAGGTGAATATAAGAAGTTATATGAAATGGTGGATTACTGTAATACAGAGGGGTGTTTAAGGACTTATATATTAAATTATTTTGGTGATAAAGTGCTTAATACTATTTGCAATAATTGTAGCAGTTGCAATAATGAAGTAGAAGAACAAGATATAACCATAGAAGCTCAAAAGATAATGTCTTGTATTAAAAGAATGAATGAAAGGTTTGGAACGGCTATGGTTGCCAATGTATTAAAAGGCTCTAAAAATTCTAAGGTAACAAGCCTAGGGTTTCATACTTTACCCACTTATGGCATTATGAAAGAGTATAAAATAGAATCTATCAAAGAAATTATAGGTTATTTAATTGCTGAAAATATAGTTTTTCAATCAGGAGACAAGTACCCAACCCTTGCATTGGGACAAAGCGCCTATGATGTATTAAAAGGACATAAAACAATAACAATTAAAAGGGTTTTAGTAAAAGAAAAAGCTAAAAAAGGCCTTAAAGATAAAGGCAATAAGGCGGATAATAAAGTGGTGGATATGACTTTGTTTGAAAGTCTAAGAGAATTAAGAATGAGAATAGCAAAGGAACAAAGAGTACCGCCTTTTGTTGTTTTCTCCGATGCCACCCTTAATGAAATGTGTATAGACTATCCAACGACTGAAGAAGCATTTTTAGAGGTGTCAGGGGTAGGTCAATTTAAATTAGAAAAATACGGTGAAGAGTTTATTACTGCTATTAAGAATTTTGTAGATAGCAAAGATCAATAG
- a CDS encoding tetratricopeptide repeat-containing glycosyltransferase family 2 protein, with amino-acid sequence MNKSVSLCMIVKNEEKNLPRCLESVKDIVDEMIIVDTGSEDQTIEIAKAFGAKVYNFKWENDFGTARNESIKYANSDWILLMDADDEFPKEDKEKFRYLVNKGDEEIYFFETHSYVGRRPGPNITVNLNVRLIKNNAGYFFESPIHEQLKNNKYPKNNIPGTIENIKIYHHGYLKHNIEKKKKRERNKMILKELIKKEPDNMFHLFNLGNEFFAENNYIEALEYYNKAYSKFDATKVYSPKLIIRMVLCCYFLDLNDEGFELAKKILRNHYPELTDLEYLKGIIFHKQKRYTLAIDCFNKCIEMREAPPHLKFILGVENYRTYNTLSEIYIELKDYDRAYKNCIKTLIFRPDFMAPIYNLVKILKSKGMAIEDIVKTVEPYFSNLNEQYIMIGKVFYKERFYKVALEYINKYDRNKIEGWLLKANCLLRLGQYEKCLEFIDGRFVNSIDLFRIKILALILLRKKKEVYDYINDLNNSSHIEDFFDALKVYRQFANIIFEEPIEVISEEINNRKYTRIVFEILEVLLENEAFDLFESALQILNLIGDIGVLLELGKLYHKYGYYELANKEIIRSIKEFEVFDSEGLEILRSR; translated from the coding sequence GTGAATAAGTCTGTTAGTCTTTGCATGATAGTAAAAAATGAAGAAAAGAATTTGCCTAGATGTTTAGAGAGTGTAAAGGATATTGTGGACGAAATGATAATCGTAGATACGGGGTCAGAAGATCAAACCATTGAGATTGCAAAGGCATTTGGAGCCAAAGTCTATAATTTCAAATGGGAGAATGATTTTGGTACCGCAAGAAATGAATCTATTAAATATGCAAATAGTGATTGGATACTCCTTATGGATGCAGATGATGAATTCCCTAAAGAGGATAAAGAAAAGTTTAGGTACTTAGTGAATAAAGGCGATGAAGAAATATATTTTTTTGAAACCCATAGTTATGTAGGTAGAAGACCAGGTCCCAATATTACAGTAAACCTAAATGTAAGATTAATAAAAAATAACGCCGGATATTTTTTTGAAAGTCCAATTCACGAACAATTAAAAAACAATAAATACCCTAAGAATAATATACCTGGAACAATAGAAAATATCAAAATATACCATCACGGTTACTTAAAACACAATATAGAAAAGAAGAAGAAAAGAGAAAGAAATAAAATGATATTAAAGGAACTGATTAAAAAGGAACCTGATAATATGTTCCATCTTTTTAATTTAGGGAATGAATTTTTTGCAGAGAATAATTATATTGAGGCGCTAGAATATTATAATAAAGCCTACTCAAAGTTTGATGCTACAAAAGTATATTCTCCAAAGTTGATTATTCGTATGGTATTATGTTGTTACTTTTTGGATCTTAATGATGAAGGCTTTGAATTAGCTAAAAAAATACTTAGAAATCATTATCCAGAACTAACAGATTTAGAATATTTAAAAGGAATCATCTTTCATAAACAAAAAAGATATACATTGGCAATTGACTGTTTTAATAAGTGTATCGAAATGAGAGAAGCACCACCTCATCTAAAGTTTATATTAGGTGTTGAAAATTATCGTACGTATAATACTCTATCAGAGATTTACATAGAGTTAAAAGATTATGACAGAGCCTATAAAAATTGCATAAAAACACTGATATTTAGACCGGACTTTATGGCACCTATCTATAACTTGGTGAAGATATTGAAATCTAAAGGAATGGCTATTGAAGATATTGTTAAGACAGTTGAACCATACTTTAGTAATTTAAATGAACAGTATATAATGATTGGAAAAGTTTTTTATAAAGAGAGATTTTATAAGGTAGCCTTAGAGTATATAAATAAGTATGATCGTAACAAGATAGAAGGATGGTTATTAAAGGCCAATTGTTTATTAAGACTAGGTCAATACGAAAAATGTTTAGAGTTTATAGATGGAAGGTTTGTTAATAGTATTGATTTATTTAGAATAAAAATTTTAGCATTGATTTTACTAAGAAAGAAAAAAGAAGTGTATGACTATATTAATGATCTAAATAATAGTTCTCATATAGAAGATTTTTTTGATGCGTTAAAGGTTTATAGACAATTTGCCAATATCATTTTTGAAGAGCCAATAGAAGTGATTTCAGAAGAAATCAATAATAGAAAGTATACTAGAATAGTATTTGAGATTTTAGAGGTGTTATTAGAGAATGAGGCGTTTGATTTATTTGAATCTGCTTTACAAATTCTAAATTTAATTGGTGATATTGGAGTATTGTTAGAGTTAGGAAAACTATATCATAAGTACGGTTATTATGAACTTGCAAATAAAGAAATTATTAGGTCTATAAAAGAATTTGAAGTATTTGATTCAGAAGGGCTAGAGATATTAAGATCTAGGTAA
- a CDS encoding TVP38/TMEM64 family protein: MEDRLDKLIRIIAVIMFVWIIVMLYQRYSHIINKNSFLQQVEQYKDMNIFFVLYIIIGTLLSCLFVPMSWVKAGAALTMGIGRGFVAALLIGNLFSVLSFVIGRLLSKKFLYKWFDRQKEKKNINYEDYMKNIEENGFYYVLYMRNIPIVTAAMVNYLCAMTTISFKKYFWGSFIGMIPGTLLNVYLVSNVFYWKDNVFNTIILAALIMIYYYALHRYTKKHISFQVK; encoded by the coding sequence ATGGAAGATAGATTGGATAAACTTATTAGAATTATAGCAGTCATCATGTTTGTTTGGATAATAGTTATGTTGTATCAGAGGTATTCACATATTATTAATAAAAATAGTTTTTTACAGCAGGTAGAGCAATATAAAGATATGAATATATTCTTTGTTCTCTATATCATTATTGGAACCCTATTATCTTGTTTATTTGTTCCAATGTCATGGGTAAAGGCAGGAGCAGCTTTAACCATGGGAATTGGTAGAGGGTTTGTTGCTGCACTGTTAATCGGGAATTTGTTTTCTGTACTATCTTTTGTAATAGGAAGATTGCTTAGTAAAAAGTTTTTATACAAATGGTTTGATAGGCAAAAAGAGAAGAAAAATATTAACTACGAAGATTATATGAAAAACATTGAAGAAAATGGTTTTTATTATGTTTTATATATGAGGAATATACCTATTGTAACAGCAGCAATGGTGAATTATTTATGTGCCATGACCACAATTAGTTTTAAAAAGTATTTTTGGGGGAGCTTCATTGGAATGATTCCCGGGACTTTATTAAATGTGTATTTGGTTTCTAATGTTTTTTATTGGAAAGACAATGTCTTTAATACCATAATATTAGCGGCCTTAATAATGATTTATTATTATGCACTGCATAGATATACCAAAAAACATATTTCATTTCAAGTGAAATAA
- a CDS encoding ABC transporter substrate-binding protein: protein MKRKSLMSILLVLMLVAIMATGCSSSPATSGDGKKLDKVVLQLKWLPQSQFMGYYVAMEKGYYEDEGIQIEILPGGSDIIPEQQVYNGVADVGVTWVSSLMKYQSEGWELLHVGQIFQKSAMLLVSKASSGIESPSDLVGKKVGSWFGGNEYEIFALLEANGINRNTDLELVQQDFTMNQILNGTIDAASAMTYNEYGLLLAAGLDASEINVLDMNDEGVAMLQDCLFVNSDWIKNNEDLFVRFLRASIKGWADAVADPEAAGQIVYNVDQSVSLEHQVYMAKEVAKLVVPEGFDPAQIGYIDMDAVVQTAEHSYTYGLLTSPAVISEETITSKYWEEAVK, encoded by the coding sequence ATGAAAAGAAAAAGTTTAATGAGTATATTATTGGTTTTAATGTTAGTGGCAATAATGGCTACAGGGTGTAGCTCGTCTCCTGCAACAAGTGGAGATGGAAAAAAATTAGATAAGGTCGTTTTACAGTTAAAATGGTTGCCTCAATCACAATTTATGGGCTATTATGTTGCAATGGAAAAAGGCTATTATGAAGATGAAGGGATTCAAATAGAAATTCTTCCAGGTGGTAGTGATATTATTCCAGAGCAACAAGTGTACAATGGTGTAGCAGACGTTGGTGTTACTTGGGTTTCAAGTTTAATGAAATACCAATCTGAAGGTTGGGAATTGCTTCATGTAGGTCAAATATTCCAAAAAAGTGCAATGCTACTTGTTTCAAAAGCATCTTCAGGAATTGAAAGTCCATCAGATTTAGTGGGTAAAAAGGTAGGTTCATGGTTTGGTGGCAATGAGTATGAAATATTTGCACTTTTAGAAGCCAATGGTATCAATAGAAATACAGATTTAGAGTTGGTACAACAAGATTTTACAATGAACCAAATATTAAATGGCACAATTGATGCAGCATCTGCAATGACTTATAATGAATATGGTCTTTTGTTAGCAGCAGGGTTAGATGCAAGTGAAATCAATGTATTAGATATGAATGATGAAGGCGTGGCAATGCTTCAAGATTGTTTGTTTGTAAATAGCGATTGGATTAAAAACAATGAAGACTTATTTGTAAGATTTTTAAGAGCATCTATTAAAGGTTGGGCAGATGCAGTTGCTGATCCAGAAGCAGCAGGTCAAATCGTTTATAATGTGGACCAAAGTGTTTCCTTAGAGCATCAAGTATATATGGCAAAAGAAGTAGCAAAGCTAGTTGTACCAGAAGGATTTGATCCAGCTCAAATAGGTTATATAGATATGGACGCTGTGGTTCAAACAGCAGAGCATTCTTATACATATGGATTGCTTACAAGTCCGGCAGTTATTTCAGAAGAAACCATTACAAGCAAATATTGGGAAGAAGCAGTAAAATAA
- a CDS encoding ABC transporter permease, with amino-acid sequence MNNKLKNILWPLAFGIGFILIWELGYLHEVLDLRPFQLPIPSQIMTTLYNNLPKVLKDGGVTVIGALIGLTIGSFFGFMIAFLATWFPKWGYGGMIVVTALNAVPIVALSPIMNLWFTTGMAQKIGVVTVVCMAAMAINAYSGLNNLKAFSLDLMETVAADKWVVFRKLRLPNALPNVFTALKINIAASIIAAIISEYFAASTSGLGFGIKDHLRKAEMAMGWSYIVVASLVGVVLYAIIILVERDAIKWHASQR; translated from the coding sequence ATGAATAATAAATTGAAAAATATATTGTGGCCATTGGCTTTTGGTATTGGATTTATTTTGATTTGGGAATTGGGTTATTTACATGAAGTGTTGGATTTAAGGCCCTTTCAGTTGCCAATACCTTCACAAATAATGACCACTCTGTACAATAATTTGCCTAAGGTATTAAAAGATGGTGGCGTTACCGTTATAGGGGCATTAATAGGTCTAACCATTGGTTCTTTTTTCGGTTTTATGATTGCCTTTTTAGCCACATGGTTTCCAAAATGGGGATATGGTGGAATGATTGTTGTAACAGCATTAAATGCAGTACCTATTGTTGCTTTATCACCAATAATGAACTTATGGTTTACAACAGGTATGGCCCAAAAAATTGGTGTGGTTACTGTAGTTTGTATGGCAGCTATGGCCATTAATGCTTATAGCGGGTTAAATAATTTGAAAGCCTTTTCCTTAGATTTAATGGAAACAGTTGCGGCAGATAAATGGGTTGTTTTTAGAAAGCTACGTTTGCCTAATGCTTTGCCAAATGTTTTCACAGCTTTAAAGATAAATATTGCAGCATCTATTATAGCGGCTATTATCAGTGAATATTTTGCAGCATCTACTTCTGGTCTGGGTTTTGGGATAAAAGACCATTTGCGAAAAGCTGAAATGGCTATGGGTTGGTCGTATATTGTTGTTGCTTCCTTAGTTGGAGTGGTTTTATATGCAATTATTATATTGGTAGAGCGCGATGCTATTAAATGGCACGCTTCACAAAGATAA